Proteins encoded by one window of Clostridium bornimense:
- a CDS encoding CDP-glycerol glycerophosphotransferase family protein, which yields MRIFPINKFKIVASNFNGKGYGDNPKYLVEALKDEQFKIVWLVKYEDYNMPDYIVQVKYSSLKALYHLATAKLWIDNSRKESYVIKRKNQYYIQMWHGSIALKRIENDVEDILNEDYVKRAKHDSNMIDLMISNSNFSDKLFSESFWYKGEILKSGTPRIDALFDSNKEEFKKRFINDKKISEECGFILYAPTFRDNANLDVYDFNRQEVLKVFEQKFGKKFYLLLRLHPNLRDVIKFKSDEVENIIDVSEYSDIYELMKISDFLITDYSSLMFEFSIAERKGVFLFAKDVEEYNRGFYFDIKGLPFELSTNSDELIEIISKFDTYNYKVRVNEFYKRLDIFENGNASYYISDYIKNRIF from the coding sequence ATGAGGATTTTTCCAATTAATAAGTTTAAGATAGTTGCGAGCAACTTTAATGGAAAAGGATATGGAGATAATCCTAAATATCTTGTAGAAGCATTAAAAGATGAACAATTTAAGATAGTCTGGTTAGTTAAATATGAAGATTATAATATGCCGGACTATATAGTACAAGTGAAGTATTCAAGCTTAAAGGCATTATATCATTTAGCAACAGCAAAGCTTTGGATTGATAATAGTAGAAAAGAGTCATATGTAATTAAAAGAAAAAATCAATATTATATACAAATGTGGCATGGAAGTATTGCATTAAAAAGAATAGAAAATGATGTAGAAGATATTTTGAATGAAGATTATGTAAAGAGAGCAAAGCATGATTCTAATATGATTGACTTAATGATATCAAATAGTAATTTTTCAGATAAATTATTTTCAGAATCATTTTGGTATAAGGGAGAAATTTTAAAATCGGGTACACCAAGAATAGATGCATTGTTTGATAGTAATAAGGAGGAGTTTAAAAAGAGATTTATTAATGATAAGAAAATAAGTGAAGAGTGTGGATTTATACTATATGCTCCTACTTTTAGGGATAATGCTAATTTAGATGTATATGATTTTAATAGACAAGAAGTTTTAAAAGTTTTTGAGCAAAAATTTGGAAAGAAGTTCTATTTATTATTAAGGTTACATCCTAATTTAAGAGATGTAATTAAGTTTAAAAGTGATGAAGTAGAAAATATTATAGATGTATCGGAGTATTCAGATATATACGAATTGATGAAGATATCTGATTTCTTAATAACAGATTATTCAAGTTTGATGTTTGAATTTTCTATTGCAGAAAGAAAAGGTGTATTTTTATTTGCAAAAGATGTCGAGGAATATAATAGAGGATTTTATTTTGATATAAAAGGATTACCATTTGAATTATCGACTAATTCAGATGAACTAATAGAAATAATATCTAAATTTGACACTTATAATTATAAAGTAAGAGTAAATGAATTTTATAAGAGACTA